The sequence GGTCAAGCTGGTTAAACAGAGAAGCTGCAAACTAAGCAGCAATTTCCCCAATCGCCCATTGATCTTCACGACCATTGTGCAAAAGGGTCAGATCCATCGGAACACACACTAATAGAGCTTGCATCTTATTACCTTGtgtcaccagcaggggtcagtcAGCAGCAATAACTTATATTACCCCCAATGGGAAGCTCTATACTAGTGTCCAAGATTTATGAGCTTTTTAGTTATTAGCTTTGCTGCATTTGCTGCACCTtgaatttgtattgatttttgaatacattttgagaATTGAGTTGGGAGTTTCAAGAGCTTTCTCAATTGCTAATTACTCATTCCTTCCATTCGATTTGGGACAAAGAAACCCCACTGGGATGAGCATGGGAAATGACCTGTTTAATACTAGTAATAAAGATAGCTTCATAAAAAAAGGACTTGTCTCTCACAGGTAAAACAGTGATTATAACAAATCTATATTCCCTAGACCACATCTGAGTAATTTGCAATTTTTTATTGAGAGGGTTTTTTTCTTTGGGTAGGGGCTTCCAAATGGATGACTCATGTTTTATAACTGTTGCAGATTTAAACTACAGACTTGGACAacgatttcatttttatttttttatttttttacattagtgGTTTTCAAGCAGTGCTCATGTAAGTCAAACAGATATAGGAATCCGTTTGATCAGCCTCCCATGTGGATTTTATCAAAGCATTTTATACTATAGCACTATTGTATCAACTGGTTGTTTTCAGGGGCAATCCAGGGAAAGCCACGGATAGGTGATTTATTCAACCTAAAAgattttgtaatgcatttacattttccaATAAAATCCAGCAGTAGCTAATCCCTGTGGGCTATATGTTGATTGGCCCCATATCCAGTAGAGAAGCCCTGAGTAGGACTAGCAAAGTATAACACAAGAACCAGGAACTATTATCAATAACAGGCAGAATCTTGGCCCGTTCAGAAAAATGCACTGGAGCAAAGGGCCTGGGAGATCATGCTGTTTGTTAATTGCATGAAATATATAGCATAGTATTGCCTACTTTATATGTACAATCTGATAGGATTCAAGCTACCTATTTGAGGAGTCGATTCCAACCCGCCCGCCCTTACATAAACTTTCCCAAAGCAGTTTTCACAATCAACGTAAGAAACAGCACTATTTATGATACATGGTTACTGTCTTTCATCATAACATACAGCTCATTATAACATGCAAATACTCAGCAAAGGAAGGAGCTAAGCGTTTTCACTTTCAGGATTCTTTTCAAAatagctgggttttttttattttttatttttaaatctagacCTACACTAGTTCATGTTTTCAGTTTCAGCAGATTGTCATATTCATATTGTGCtttcataaaaacaataaaaaaaaacatattttatagaTCATGTGATTTATCATAGTAATAACTGTGTTTATCTTACTGTAcaaataagaaagttaacaaatgtcctttttatgatttcaaagaATATTTCTTGAGGATGTAATGCATTAGGTAATAATAAATTCAGGTTTTATTGCAACTAAGTGCTATAGAGCTTTTAAAGTTCATGGATGTCATCCAGATGCTAAATGTTCATATATACCTAAAGGAAACCTATGTCTAGCTCAACTGCAGTTAAGTCATTGGCATAACATAGGGAACTAATCAATACATCATAAGTACTGATTTATCACAAAAGCAAACTACTATTTGATTTTTTCAACTGCTCCTTATTGAAATGGTAAATCTGTTTGTTAGTTGTCAAAGAATGGTGCTCAAAAGATATCAGCAGTAAGTTAACCAGATCCAAGACAGGGCTCTTTATTTGGAAGTAAAAACAACGTAACTGTATGAACTTGCATGAAACAGTCGAATTGCAGGAAGCAGCCGTTTCCGCATTGCTGTCCTAGCTTCATAGCAATACATTATTGCATCCCTCTCTCATGATGTGCTGTTGTGGTAGCTTCAAAAtggcccttataaaagtttcccatattaaaagcaaaacaaagtgtaataaagcacaggtaaacAATGTAATGAAtagtgaggcatggtaaagcataaacaTGGCATTGTATAAacatgagaaaagcatggtaaaactataaacatacagtacaaaatgccatggtacacttttataaaggaGGGTCCTTCTGTTTCAGTTTTGTGCTTTTTGAAGCTCTgtagttaaaatatcaattataaaacatctatacaaatgttattaaaggtattgacaattattgacagtttattaaaatacaattttaaagtcACACTGACAATGAAGTGTCAtgtcatgtatgtatgtatgtatatatatatatatatatatatatatatatatatatatatattatatatatatatataatttaaatttttgAGGGAAAAGGCCATATGAGCCATAATTAGCTAATTTACAACTGCGtccaacagcaaattaaaatcacataaaacacggaatacacatttaaaactataCACAACCTCATACACATACACAGGGCTTCTTCAGATAGTggaacaatgcatttttaaattgatGATGGGAAGTCCCTGATCTAAGTCCCACCGGCAATACATTCCATTCTGAAACTGAAGCAAAAGCAAAATATTGTCTTCCAGTAGCACTTTTTACCAtcggtatttaaaaatatttggttCCGCAAACATTTCGTAAGCTGTAAACACAGGTAAACTCCTGGAACAGACTACTCAAATAAACAGACAGTTTGTTAAACACTCCTTTAAAAAGAATCAGATTCCAGTGAAAGTTCCTTCTATTGTCAGGTGACAACAAGTTTATCTTGGAATACAAGGTACAGTGATGTTCTAAATGAGTACTCTGAAGAACAAATCTACAAATCCTGTTAAACACTGTAACAATCTTCTTCAGCGACTCCTTACTAGCAGTCATATAAATCACACCATTATAATCCAGAATAGGAAACTAAAGCTGCTTATCTAATTTAAACcttgatgtaaaatttaagcaatgCTGCTGGCTATACAACAATCCAAGCTTTCTCCCAATTTTACTACATATTTCTTTgatgtgtttttcaaatttaagagTTGTATCGATATTGACACTTACGTATTTAAAAGTATCAACTCTCTCAATGTATTATTacaagtaacaataataaaattggaattattatttgattatatatatataatatatatatatatatatatatatatatatatatatatatatatatatatatatatatagtgtgtgtgtaaattCTGGCCTGTGACTGGTTAAAACCGCGTCATAGGAAGAATAATAGATTTAACTGTTGTCCTAACATCtttacaccaccgggcaatagtctcaATCTGTCAtctgattggttcacatcactgtcagtcctgccccttttcaaaggaacgccctccACCTCCATTCCAAAAACATAAAatggctgaataaaaaaaaacgctgaacaccgattctgtgacttaacaaaacataaattacaaaacatactacaaaagaaagaaaaaaacttgaggCATGAACTTCAAGAACAGTTTctgttatttacttatgctgtatcagctatatttaaacaaagtactgtaaagccataaaaatttgcaaccaaaatatttggcaaatcacatcCACAAAACCTATTtttctccagaaatgttggcgatcTATTGCACTGGTAGTAGATTACTTCATTaaatgtacagcactaagatattcatgCTAAAAATGTTTACATCTTTTTTCATATGCTAAAACTCATAATAAAAGActagcaaatatttatggctttacagtatataatatagatattgtATCATGTAAATATTTGAAGTTAGCATCATTGTTTACTCCTAACATGATATCTCAGCTGATCGAATCGATTGATCTGGTCCGAAAAATCCTGTAATTAATGTAGCTCAAAAAGAGTGTTACCAATTTCTCATTTCTCAGTTTGTGCCTCAACAGTACCATCTAGAAACCCTTAGGCAAGACACGGTGACATCACATGCACAGAAATGATTGAAATCTGTCCTAGCAAATGACTGTTACGACTAAAAGGACATGGCTGTCATTTGTTATAAAAGGTAGTGTGTTATTATCTGCCTCATACATAGAAAACAATCTGTCTAGAAAACCACTTTcaagcatgtaaaaataaatgccaGCCAGTGCAATGCAATTAGAATACAATGCAATGGGAATATAATGTGTACTTGCCATTCAGTTTCTTATTTGTTACCTGCAGACCTTTCTGGACACCTGTATTAGGTCTTCGAGTGTGGTTACTAAACATAACCAAGCAAagcaattgtattatttatttgcatgaaTGAATATTTTAGTTGTGCAATATTTGTCATCCAGAACCCTAATAACACAAATCTTGGACATCCTAATGTTATCTTGAAacaggtagtccaagattagtggcAATCAGGGTCTGCAAAATCGGCACAGTATGTTTTCAACAAAACACATGAGATTAAAGACCAAAACAGGTTATCGGTGTGGTCTACAGGTAAACTAAAAGAGAGAGCAGCTGGAAAATATTCCTCTGAAACACCTCCTCCCGTCCCATTCCTCCCACATTGTATACAGCCTTGACCACAGGTTAATACTACATTCCATGCGGCTTGCCTAAAATTTGTTAATGCTATGGGTAATTCTTGGATGAGGAAGGTATGTCCAGATTTAGGGTCAAAAGAGCTGGTGGCTCTGGTATGAAATCAGCAACATCAAACAGACATTAATAGCAGTCGGTTAATGAAACAGGATGTTGTCTCATGCTACCTTATAAAGCAACAATAGTTCTGTGCAATTGCATAGAGCTACTATATAAATAACTGTATCTATAACTGTGAGTACCTATTCTGTTTTCCTCAACTCATTGTAtgcttttctttgtaaatgtttgcAGTATGCCGTAACAAAAATGGATTCACCCATCTCATGAAGATGTACAGCATATAATAAATATTGCACAAGTCTTTCTTGAACTGGAGGGTTAATTAAATTTTTACCTGCTGTCACTGGTTTCGGCTAACCGGTTATTCATAATGGCCAAGGCGCCCACCCCGCCGGAGAAGCCGTTATGTCTGGAGCTGCTGCAGACAGTCCGCGGGAAGCCGTTGGCCGTCTccgagagctgcttctgcatgaTGGCCAGCGACACCTTGTTAGATGCGGTCAGGTCCCTCATGGAGATCATCTCCCCCGACAGCCTCCTGCCCTCGGTGTCGCTGTCGTACTGGCCGTCTGTTTCCATGGAAAAGTGGTTTCTGCGGAGGCGGGAGCCAGGGGTGATGGCATTCCTCCGGCTCAGGAAAGTGCTGTTCTTGTGGTACATTCTGCAGCACCGGCAATCCAGCTTCTTGATCATCCAGTTCAGCACTTGCTTGATGACGATGGAGATGACGTTGAAAAGGGAGTAGATGCAGCAGACCCCCAGCAGGATGAATATAAAATTCCCGAAGCGATACAATCCCTGATTCTCATAGGCAGCATTCTGGCTGCTTACCAGATCCCCGAACCCGATGGTGCTGAAGGTAACGAAGCAGTAGTACAAGGAGTCCATGTAGTTCCACCCTTCCACCGGGGTGTACATGGCTGATGCACAGCATGACAGAATGATGGCAGAAATCCCCAGGATCATCATGACATAGTAGACTGAGGGCTTCCAGCCTGCCAGGCTGTCACCGTGAGAGAACGCAGATTCCCTTCGGATAATTGGCGGCAAAATGCCATTTCTCCTCAGGTGCCTCTCATGGCACGCCTTCATGATGACGGCCAGGAGGGTGATGATGCGCTCCAGGAAGAGGTTAAAGAACAGGATAGTCCCAGCGCATCCCAGCAGCCCATAGAAGATCAGGAACACTTTTCCTGCAACTGTTGCTGGGGTGGTCATCCCAAAACCTGGATTAGGAGTAAAGAAACACAAATTGATTCGTTACAGATGTTTGCAAGGCTTACAAATAAGATGCATACTATTGCACCATACTGTGCAAGGTGTGTCAAATTTACTTTCTTCCACTGGGCTTTACAGGACTTACttatgctttaacatgctttcactatgttttggtacacttttataagggagaaaCTAAACAGAGTTTcccataatgtttaaaaaaatttgaaTGAAGAGGCAGGCTTGTGAAATGTTTATAAATACCAGAGGGTCGGCCAAGAAAAGACGAGCCctccatcatttaaaaaaacgatAAGGATGTAGAAGACAAAAATAAGACTGTCCTATATTCAGGTGAGCAGCTTTAACAATTGTGTAATAAATCAGCTAGACACAAACCAGATTCATCTGTACAAGTGGCCCTccagagtgagagagaaaaagtGACCAAACCAAGGACAAGTTTATAGGCTGGTTCGAAGTCACTTTACCACTACTGTTGTTTTTTGCCCAACCCTCAAATACAGTGTATACCCTTGAATAAGAATGGCTGTTGTTAGTTATTAAATGTCCATTATAAACCACATGCACCCTATTATCCCACAggcagaaccccccccccccccccccccccccatctctttTGGTCTCAATGCAATGTgcaatgtattcattcatttctttGCCCATAAAGTGCTAGGTGGTGTTGGATAAGAGCAAACAAGACAATCTTTCAACCATCCCTTTATGATTTTATCTGTTTTATTAGTGTCTGagaataaaacaattctaatgaCATTTCAGAGTAGCTTGCCTTGAGAATCTAGCTCTGGGGCAAGGGTTAATGTTACCCCCGTTAAAATAAATCCTGCAAATGCACACGGTTTTATATAACGTACAAAGGTATTGACAAAGGCTCCTCGCTGAAATCCTGGAAGGACTAGATTTAATTCAGTGGGGCACAACTCCCGTCTCCAAGGGCCATTCCAGTCTGGGTATTTGTTTTAATCGGTCCTAAAttatctttttataaaaaaataaaacaaaaaccattgtTTTTCCCATGCCAGTAACTGACAGGAACTGCCTTCTGGGAAAATAATGCTTTCTGTTACATCTCAACTGCAATCTGCCAGTgaattttgtttgttgaaatcgaCATCTGAAAGCTTTCTATTTTATCTGTGTTACCAGAAGACATCCAACTTGATCCCTGATTTGCTGTAGCGCTCAGTACCCTGCCAAGTTTTTGtctctggcaaaaaaaaaaaaaaaaaaatcctaatgttTTATTGTTGAAAGATGCATTTGAAGTGTTACAGGGAACCGGTGACCAGGCACTTCCAAAGTGAATGTCTTAAACTCTGCATAAAAGTCCAGTTTGCATAAGAGGTTTTACTTCTTAAGAAAGAGTGGGTTTTAAAGCAATGTATTCTAAAAGGAAAccatttttttatcttaaaagactataaagaaacaattgggagAAACAGAATAGTTTTTTCCCATcttttactacattttaaaatactcaaacttaATAAACTCAGTGACATTGTCTTCAATACGGTTTGAAAAAGTTTCTATTATGCATAGTCCTAAATGTAACCGttttgctatttaagccgtcaaattagacagtacaagccaataactaaatgtatagtcaacagtttgtggttgggttgtttttgtaaaaataacgctgtagttattgtattaattcttatttcaatcgaaCTGTACAAGTTATACCaagtttgcacagtactgtatactgtcatTGATTCATTCATAgcagttctttcaaccgttttcataaggacatttaactaaaaataaacctgtaaatactgtaaacgtgtgagttccattacttatatgcatgttaatgtcatggctcatgtgcacccatGATTAACacacaccttggataagtcaacacttATGTTAGGGACATAATTCAAACTGATACCTCATACGCTACACACTGAAATTGCTTGCGGTACACATTGAAATCTCATATGCTACATACTGAAATCACATACTCTACACATTTAAATTGGATATGCTACACAGTGAAATCGAATACACTACACAATGAAATAGAATACGCTACACAGTGAAATTGGATACGCTACACAGTGAAATCGGATACACTACGTACTGAAATCTGAAAcctcatacagtgcctatagtaagtaatcattccccttggacattttcacaatttgttgtgttacagctggaaatcttgatgcatttaaatgggatttgttttttccttgatttacacaacctactcaacactttgaagaggcaagagaatttttactgtgaaacaacagttaatgaaaaaaacaaaaaactgaagtgCCTTGGttagcaattacaactgtgagtcttttggggtaagtctctaccaggtttgcacatctggaacgtgcaatattcgtccattcttcttgacaaaattgttcaaactctgtcaagttggatggggatcgttggtggacagcaatcttcaagtcttgccacagattctcaaccaGATttaagtccaggctttgactgggccactctaggacattcactttcttatttttaagccactccagtgtcgcttttgctgtgtgcttggagtcattgtcctgctgaaaggtgaatctccgtccttaggtcttttgcagactaaagcaggttttcctcaatgatttgcctgtatttagtaccatccattttgtcctctaccctgacaagcttcccagtccctgtcgatgaaaagcatccccatagcatagcatagtgtgctgccaccaccatgcttcacagtagggatggtgttgcctgggtgatgtgctgtgttggctttgcaccagacataacgcttgggaTGTTAAGTTAACTGAGGTTGATTGTATTTGGATTTCAGTtgttaaaataaagtattgttctgttaatgcttattttattatttcacttccATGACTAACAAGCGCTGTCCTGCTGCAGATATGGTCATGCCTGTCTGATTATTACACAGACTGTTCTGATGAATACAGTCTCTGTTTAAAGTAGCCTGCCCTTTGGCTTATTGGATAAAGTGCAAAGATCCATTGCCTTTGTTGGCACAGCTGTCACGTCGTTTCTTTTGTGTGTCTGCAACATCAGTGGAAAGTGAAAGACTGTTCTCCAAAGCAGGGGACCTAATCACAGATCAAGTTGTTTTCCTAATTagatattgaacacattttcaagCGAGTGAAAAGGGACATTTTCTtagataaaaacagttttttattaattgccagtgctacagagtgcACATGGAGGTTTAATgtgcatacttcatgcagcttttataacacaatgACTTTCTTTGTTTTGATTACATTTAATAACAGAAAAAGCTAGGGAAATGAGGTTGGAGGTCTATCGCATTTAGAAAAGATTTTGCTAGGAGTTACAGTGtcaaaataaattcattttgaaacattCGTCTacctttgtaatatattgttattatattgtcTCTTTTTACGGAgctgttgtgttatttttaaaggtGTAGGTTTAGCACATATTCCAATCTTAAATACAAATGTCTTTAAACTAACTTAACA is a genomic window of Polyodon spathula isolate WHYD16114869_AA chromosome 6, ASM1765450v1, whole genome shotgun sequence containing:
- the kcnk12 gene encoding potassium channel subfamily K member 12; the encoded protein is MTTPATVAGKVFLIFYGLLGCAGTILFFNLFLERIITLLAVIMKACHERHLRRNGILPPIIRRESAFSHGDSLAGWKPSVYYVMMILGISAIILSCCASAMYTPVEGWNYMDSLYYCFVTFSTIGFGDLVSSQNAAYENQGLYRFGNFIFILLGVCCIYSLFNVISIVIKQVLNWMIKKLDCRCCRMYHKNSTFLSRRNAITPGSRLRRNHFSMETDGQYDSDTEGRRLSGEMISMRDLTASNKVSLAIMQKQLSETANGFPRTVCSSSRHNGFSGGVGALAIMNNRLAETSDSR